The following coding sequences are from one Leishmania major strain Friedlin complete genome, chromosome 36 window:
- a CDS encoding putative zinc carboxypeptidase, giving the protein MSTAVDPQRPNMAAVLLPTQQLLEDGYYVASDESANSSFSDTPRSARRISLGSSSSLRTTAQRLDLNSSGAVGGGRSATVVTGASPSGINSLRDSRDPNGFSRGNGGDDNSDIILEEENDAGNFDEEDEEQAVLTYMDSGVEGNLPGRPSSSNLAPLPLSTRQGPLSASGAGDGPSIDPGALSVSVEVGDTDYDIGEDPPSCTSASSPPQLHRRGAPALRTAACSVRSSAAADWRAQTTARRPISVSKAGGAPSFQAAVTPAKLTAVTAVPRMLSRQHSTVNAATSSRPTPLTTAAAHTSLTATSSSPRFASFSPHLQLSSINEEELRERECKQLSLYEAFFFNPTRSMWLVDDHVLAKVLEYVRIMGYEHPALKRDRLKGQPSLWSSSSAIASPIAPVKTKKKAAGVRNANSRVPQSTHTSSSSAVAEAAVEALAQPISADASPALPTAAGDSADSATFATKQFCLKAVKPRCARQCVNKSPATAASHLFLTFSEAMRWIAEQEYVIGTVLLCCARFVGDPNADGAAVLGDGVADTALWHPRRAMLQRRKPCIPLRFHPIHFAASLVCSRFPQWGGMSAFTRAWETQIRLVLGSASPSHQCLFKLPDGALLLSSDCEAGNLHRVERAGEPYSFLIWLEPDFGSDKRIWFRFSVAGAKEGRRLRFRLMNAAPHVKLYRQNGMVPVWRDGLSQPNWGPVDSCSFRTTNRDLDGEVSFSINPRNSTETIQIAFCVPYTYADLLCHVCHWHALVKTSGCDMRFEERVLCRSPDGRKLHLLIVTSRVGGAPALAATEDKSTADAAILGGRGHTGVSADGVAAAGASSFSGWTSPGVASPTMTIPPGKGKGGAAKEAVRGPYANFASGKKVVLVSGRVHPGEVTASHGVHGLISFLLSSDVRAIQLREHFIFFIVPMLNPDGVSRGHSRMDQFGNNLNRCYNDPDAETQPTVLALRRVFEHLQHTYRERFIMYLDFHSHASQSSGFMFGNNLPVSVQHWNLFFPRVVELHARHVFSFALCRFGRVHMTSKDGASRVLFGSSLIHSYTVELPHFTDRRLYADEYTAMNNGSSVLFEVTWPPLHQTSGQAGSVDVNEDGAQDAEKGSEEKWRDLDPSHGRAVHPAAGARGLDKRSNMSLAGRGRACRPNRESSSAQSRDDSSPKKSPGAAPRSQGHANSTGVGEHCRGQSSATQIGGTRAASFLQPISTPSILCQSAEVGQACLLALRDYCSIGACPSPELTMFGGMDGVLRDSKRQVKLDSSRKCKKSQSVATYAGINPIYKQY; this is encoded by the coding sequence ATGTCCACCGCCGTGGATCCGCAGCGGCCGAACATGGCGGCGGTTTTGCTGcccacgcagcagctgctggaggacggCTACTACGTGGCGTCCGACGAGAGCGCGAACTCGAGCTTCTCCGACACTCCGCGTTCGGCGCGGCGCATCTCTCTGGGTAGCAGTTCCTCTCTGCGCACcacagcgcagcggctggaCCTGAACAGTAGCGGTGCTGTTGGTGGGGGCCGGTCGGCCACGGTGGTCACTGGCGCCTCCCCAAGCGGCATCAACAGCCTTCGTGATAGCCGGGACCCCAACGGTTTCAGCCGAGGAAACGGCGGTGACGACAACAGCGACATCATCCTCGAGGAGGAAAATGACGCCGGCAActtcgacgaggaggatgaggagcaGGCAGTGCTCACGTACATGGACTCTGGGGTAGAGGGGAACCTTCCGGGCCGGCCATCCTCATCGAATCTGGCACCACTGCCGCTATCGACGCGCCAGGGGCCGTTGTCCGCGTCGGGGGCAGGTGACGGGCCCAGCATCGACCCCGGTGCCCTCAGCGTGAGCGTCGAAGTCGGCGACACTGACTACGATATCGGCGAGGATCCGCCAAGCTGCACGTCTGCCAGCtcgccgccacagctgcatcgacgcggcgcaccagcgctgcgcaccgccgcctgctcAGTGCGCAgttcggcggcggctgatTGGCGTGCCCAGACGACAGCGCGTCGGCCAATCAGCGTTAGCAAAgcgggcggcgcgccgtcgtTTCAGGCGGCGGTTACGCCAGCCAAGTTAACCGCTGTCACTGCAGTGCCACGCATGCTGTCGCGGCAGCATTCGACTGTGAATGCAGCTACCTCTTCCCGGCCTACTCCGCTCAccactgcggctgcgcacacgTCGCTGACAGCCacgtcgtcttctccacgCTTCGCGTCGTTCTCACCGCACCTGCAGCTGTCGTCCATtaacgaggaggagctccGCGAACGGGAGTGCAAGCAGCTTAGTCTCTATGAGGCGTTCTTTTTCAATCCGACTCGCAGTATGTGGCTCGTCGACGACCACGTCCTGGCCAAGGTTCTCGAGTACGTGCGGATAATGGGATACGAGCACCCCGCCTTGAAACGCGACCGCCTCAAAGGCCAGCCTTCActgtggagcagcagcagtgccatCGCCTCCCCTATCGCGCCAGtgaagacgaagaagaaggCTGCCGGCGTGAGGAACGCGAACTCGAGAGTGCCgcagagcacgcacacgtcgtcgtcgtctgccgtcgccgaggccgcgGTGGAGGCTCTCGCACAGCCGATCAGCGCCGACGCCTCACCCGCTCTGCCAACTGCTGCTGGCGACTCTGCCGATTCCGCAACGTTTGCAACGAAGCAGTTCTGCTTGAAGGCCGTCAAGCCACGCTGTGCTCGGCAGTGCGTGAACAAGTCCCCGGCGACTGCTGCGTCGCATTTGTTTCTCACCTTCAGTGAGGCCATGCGGTGGATTGCGGAGCAGGAGTACGTTATCGGCaccgtgctgctgtgctgcgcacgcttTGTCGGAGACCCGAACGCCGACGGGGCGGCGGTTcttggcgacggcgtggcggACACTGCGCTGTGGCATCCACGTCGTGCAATGCTGCAACGCAGAAAGCCGTGCATCCCTCTGCGGTTCCACCCCATCCActtcgccgcctctctcgtGTGCTCGCGGTTCCCACAGTGGGGTGGCATGTCCGCCTTCACCCGTGCCTGGGAGACGCAGATCCGCCTGGTTCTGGGAagcgcatcgccgtcacACCAGTGCCTCTTCAAGCTCCCCGATGGCGCCCTCTTGCTCAGCTCCGACTGTGAGGCGGGAAACCTGCACCGCGTGGAGCGCGCAGGGGAGCCGTACTCCTTTCTGATTTGGCTGGAGCCGGATTTCGGGAGTGACAAGCGGATTTGGTTCCGCTTCTCTGTGGCAGGGGCGAAGGAGGGGCGCAGGTTGCGGTTTCGGCTCATGAATGCGGCACCACACGTAAAGTTGTACCGGCAGAACGGCATGGTGCCCGTGTGGCGTGATGGGCTGAGCCAGCCGAACTGGGGGCCCGTGGACTCGTGCTCCTTTCGCACTACAAACCGGGACCTGGACGGCGAGGTGAGTTTCTCCATAAACCCGCGAAACTCCACCGAAACGATCCAGATTGCCTTCTGCGTCCCGTACACGTACGCCGACTTGCTCTGCCACGTGTGCCACTGGCACGCTCTTGTCAAGACCAGTGGGTGTGACATGCGCTTCGAGGAGCGGGTGCTGTGTCGGAGTCCGGATGGGCGAAAGCTTCATTTGCTCATCGTGACcagccgcgtcggcggcgcaccagcgtTGGCGGCGACCGAGGACAAGAGCACTGCGGACGCAGCGATTTTGGGCGGGCGAGGGCACACTGGCGTGAGTGCGgatggcgtggcggcggcaggtgcgAGTTCCTTCAGTGGCTGGACGTCCCCTGGCGTCGCGAGCCCCACGATGACGATCCCACCCGGGAAAGGCAAGGGCGGTGCCGCaaaggaggcggtgcgtggcCCTTACGCCAACTTCGCCTCTGGCAAAAAGGTCGTGCTTGTAAGTGGACGGGTGCACCCTGGCGAGGTGACCGCGTCGCACGGCGTCCACGGCCTCATATCTTTCCTGCTCTCCAGTGACGTTCGTGCGAtccagctgcgcgagcactTCATATTCTTCATTGTGCCAATGCTCAACCCCGACGGCGTCAGTCGCGGTCACTCCCGCATGGACCAGTTCGGCAACAACCTCAACCGCTGCTACAATGACCCGGACGCGGAGACTCAGCCAACCGTGctcgcgctgcggcgcgtgtTCGAGCACTTACAGCACACGTATCGTGAGCGTTTTATCATGTACCTCGACTTCCACTCCCACGCTTCGCAATCCAGCGGCTTCATGTTCGGCAACAACCTGCCCGTGTCTGTGCAGCACTGGAACCTCTTTTTTCCGCgcgtggtggagctgcacGCCCGTCATGTTTTCTCCTTTGCGCTCTGCCGCTTTGGCCGCGTGCACATGACGAGCAAGGATGGGGCGTCGCGGGTGCTGTTTGGCAGCAGTCTCATCCACAGCTACACAGTCGAGCTGCCGCACTTCACAGACCGCCGCCTCTACGCGGACGAATACACAGCCATgaacaacggcagcagcgtgctcTTTGAGGTgacgtggccgccgctgcaccagaCATCAGGGCAGGCTGGCAGCGTCGACGTGAATGAGGACGGTGCGCAGGATGCTGAGAAGGGTTCCGAAGAGAAGTGGCGCGACCTCGACCCGTCTCATGGGCGCGCCGTGCATCCGGCAGCCGGTGCTCGTGGCCTCGACAAGCGGTCGAACATGTCGCTCGCCGGCCGTGGACGGGCATGCCGGCCGAACCGTGAGAGCTCGTCAGCTCAGTCCAGGGATGACTCCTCGCCCAAGAAGTCTCCCGGTGCCGCCCCGAGGAGCCAGGGGCATGCTAACTCGACCGGCGTGGGCGAGCACTGTAGGGGTCAGTCCTCTGCAACTCAGATCGGCGGCACGAGGGCGGCGTCGTTTCTGCAGCCCatctccaccccctccatcCTTTGCCAGAGCGCGGAGGTGGGACAGGCGTGCCTgttggcgctgcgcgactaCTGCTCCATCGGTGCCTGTCCGTCGCCAGAGCTGACGATGTTCGGCGGCATGGACGGCGTGCTGCGTGATTCGAAGCGCCAAGTCAAGTTGGACTCGTCGAGGAAGTGCAAGAAGTCCCAGTCAGTCGCCACCTACGCCGGGATAAACCCCATCTACAAGCAATACTAG
- a CDS encoding putative phosphoglycerate mutase family member 5 yields the protein MSFTFRRFFCSVGIGFAASPLLRGAAVALCETVKPAAPPGMSSAAHISANGLVNHLFDEDPLPTKKELQYVKTWGVPWVEDWDRPGNRGIRADRSASHQRQIIMIRHGQYGNEGVNDDNIHRLTPLGERQARETGVYLRRLFEESNKRKKLKAIYRQARQAYKQAKSDGASEEQLTQLERKMDEARLVLCGAGGIFVDTMPMAVHVSDMTRAKQTADLILEAFPEDVRLRKDVDPQLRERIPCAVQPVRPFTPSAEDMHIAEAVFERYFHRPVESGTSTEIIVGHANMIRYLTMRALQLPPEAWLRTSLPHCSVTTITIRGTGHVSLVGMGSYGHLPPDMVTVSNVK from the coding sequence ATGTCTTTTACCTTCCGCCGTTTTTTTTGCAGTGTCGGGATCGGCTttgccgcgtcgccgctccTTCGGGGAGCTGCCGTGGCTCTATGCGAGACTGTGAagcccgcggcgccgcctggcATGAGTAGTGCCGCTCACATATCCGCCAATGGTCTTGTGAACCACCTCTTCGACGAAGATCCGCTACCGAcaaagaaggagctgcagtACGTCAAGACGTGGGGCGTGCCATGGGTTGAAGATTGGGATCGTCCAGGGAATCGCGGAATCAGGGCGGATCGCAGTGCGTCCCATCAGCGTCAGATCATCATGATCCGCCACGGTCAATACGGCAACGAAGGCGTAAATGACGACAATATCCATCGACTCACTCCGCTCGGAGAGCGACAGGCCCGCGAGACCGGTGTTTACCTGCGCAGGCTCTTTGAGGAGAGCAATAAGCGGAAGAAGCTCAAAGCGATATACCGTCAGGCTCGGCAAGCCTACAAACAAGCAAAGAGTGACGGCGCCtcggaggagcagctgacTCAGCTGGAGAGGAAGATGGACGAGGCGCGTCTGGTGCTGtgcggtgctggtggcatCTTCGTCGATACGATGCCGATGGCGGTGCATGTCTCGGACATGACCCGTGCAAAGCAGACCGCCGACTTAATTCTAGAAGCGTTCCCAGAAGACGTGCGGCTACGCAAGGACGTGGACCCGCAGTTGCGGGAGCGCATTCCATGCGCTGTGCAGCCAGTGCGCCCCTTCACTCCCTCCGCGGAGGACATGCACATCGCCGAGGCCGTCTTCGAGCGGTACTTTCACCGGCCCGTCGAGTCTGGCACGTCTACCGAGATCATTGTCGGCCACGCCAACATGATTCGCTATCTCACCATGCGggcactgcagctgcctccCGAGGCGTGGCTGCGCACCTCGCTGCCCCATTGCAGCGTCACAACCATTACGATTCGCGGCACCGGTCATGTGAGCTTGGTCGGTATGGGCTCATACGGCCACCTTCCTCCGGACATGGTGACAGTCTCGAACGTCAAGTAG
- a CDS encoding putative Qb-SNARE protein — protein MNPEARQVAVWERLRNEARQTDQLIDQQLRRLEVLALFDEERMIASAAASSSMKGVGTSSSVTPAVPDSSSSLLHGSGAYPPPASTMSFEDVESQYRGADRDIDEFLRRLEQTVLSMEDACRELGPTSAAARHTERFRGMLTEKQQARRRLATEFRQRKDRYELAASRLAGDARRRGGPVDDDARGGVRILMDEQVAIQHTLNRVNGLLEQAEGTRDRLRMQRERFSQIGDKVLHIAEHIPFVQNLVRRIDVRRRREVVVLGTVISSLMFMFFFFL, from the coding sequence ATGAACCCGGAGGCGAGACAAGTGGCCGtgtgggagcggctgcgcaacGAGGCGCGGCAGACGGACCAGCTCATTGAtcagcagcttcgccggCTGGAGGTGTTGGCGCTTTTCGATGAGGAAAGGATGATTGcaagcgcggccgcctcgtctTCTATGAAGGGCGTCGGCACTTCGAGCTCGGTGACCCCGGCGGTGCCTGACTCGAGTTCCAGTCTACTACACGGCAGTGGCGCCTATCCACCCCCAGCGTCCACGATGTCGTTCGAAGATGTGGAGTCTCAGTACCGCGGCGCCGATCGCGACATCGACGAGTTTCTCCGGCGGCTAGAGCAAACTGTGCTGAGCATGGAGGACGCGTGCAGAGAGCTCGGCCCCacttcggcagcagcgcgacacACCGAGCGCTTCCGAGGAATGTTGACTgagaagcagcaggcgcgtcgtcgtcttgcAACGGAGTTCCGACAGCGAAAGGATCGCTATGAGTTGGCTGCGTCGCGGCTAGCGGGCGACGCGCGACGGCGGGGTGGCCCTGTCGACGATGACGCTAGAGGCGGTGTGCGCATCCTCATGGACGAGCAAGTGGCCATTCAGCACACCCTGAACCGCGTAAATGGTCTGCTGGAGCAGGCGGAGGGCACGCGAGACCGactgcgcatgcagcgcgaGCGGTTCAGCCAAATAGGTGACAAGGTGCTGCACATTGCCGAGCACATTCCATTTGTGCAGAACCTTGTCCGCCGCATCGAcgtgcgacggcgacgcgaggtggtggtgttgggtACCGTCATCTCGTCTCTCATGTTcatgtttttctttttcctaTAG
- a CDS encoding glycosyl hydrolase-like protein → MAKRPFGFHRVRCWRTRRLLRTPLALAVLVAVSLVAVLWFSVYENTGVTEISSDRRFFLPAKYDEGEEVDANGKIEFRRLSSASTTALAPVEETRNGVDTVWFSPNTSNFLDRNTSSLHSVFTSAGKVRVALPFGVHADTGAFVAQKPRLFAFLASWSTYERALTARGAQSADAAAVADINEELQVFARRKVVPVKHVEVRLLRQRASRSTWATETEAALPIVGILPRESTTLVSAEELLVESAVDQEGLAPLVAAVQPGSDNKESTVVGIDTHLRVSPAKGLGGGANQGAGGSTSPLPFPLLELSSVPRRRATSPESATPASPDTSPATALLKWRTSRMTASSSGEALEITLDIAHPSRSSSAAPLRAEEDERTRPGARDDTYTAALEATVCSARLVRLYGFSSSFSPADTHGGSADVSAAVEAGGLNLIPLNMSEEVELMVGGEMQLPSGGARLSGVVPLLYLELSNNSAAGVQQGAGTARRQTVGLLWLHPASFFVSTMTLPSPTGGHEPPRTCVRLRSTAGATGLYLLPGPTPVEVLRQYYTLTGFPTLPPRFLLGYHHGLRGAVATTQQAAEDLSEAFRSAGAPLDSVWITDPAVAASDTPFTWSHSRFPDPLALQSNLWYRGRRYVVLRSVPTIPMTTRSPLLLEGRRGGFFVSLSAADTAGWPVLSVDGVPSHVVDFYNPAARKWYGDMLKYRRYVGSSNHTFINLQHSGPTVLSSAAPPKGKEALLCRPPGLRARGEQLPMDVGHYGGVHHRQVHQLLTVHFVRATHDGMLRRTRYHRRALTFTESYFVGTQRYAVVRVETRPRCASAVRPSSAAILTEAWRALQTAVHQCAQLGVLGIPFSGANLADGLVSRLLLLQLAKSASTTTTLTAPLAGVAGEGGGDAGAVGANGELTVPPALSRGAMEEMEQLLVRWYQAGVFFGAMYADESAAAVDATDPGVVVSLQPSATGPWWMRLPVTAATRQAIHANLHARYALLPYLYTAAYHASEEGAIFLAPLAFTSSEASLLSQETTMPTCYAAGSALIVCPVTQPVHPPRDISRSHSTRSADCKGFFDLWTGAWHSTASSVARHPSWWEGVAQYSAQNRALASEELGWLAADDAVRLQDLPVAASLAPVLLRSGHIVATQNVVAPRASGRHVEDSEIVGDAHALHSTHVGANWTLTVALPPLPAAQGVAAPSPVLLAEGDVFWDEGSHNSQHRPPNMKPCSSVLPDMPHIPANVHHCALHMKCLYEEAEASEATARLTVEVTQTSESCAEALAELVSHWNEEPQGFAERLANAKAHRDARLHELQVAQNEQEDKGLRGGRGGANDSPDASTFTGEDLRGLHLPNAHDKAARNDIWASYLLQRLRFLFQREEDAARLSPRSSTSRATTVIVERRSSTGGTPGAQADEDSAVRASVRASHDMPDAHVVLVHLMSDAQDEGVAGSVFGARKVVLEDGSVGVRVPPRHTWRFTFSLMN, encoded by the coding sequence ATGGCGAAGCGCCCTTTTGGCTTTCACAgggtgcgctgctggcgtACGCGGCGCCTTCTCCGCACTCCCCTCGCACTCGCTGTCCTTGTCGCTGTCAGCCTCGTTGCGGTGCTGTGGTTTTCTGTCTACGAGAATACAGGCGTGACGGAGATATCGAGTGACCGCCGCTTTTTTCTGCCGGCAAAGTACGACGAGGGCGAAGAGGTCGATGCCAACGGCAAGATCGAGTTTCGCCggctctcctccgcttctACGACGGCACTTGCTCCTGTCGAAGAGACGCGAAACGGAGTAGACACGGTCTGGTTCAGTCCCAACACCAGCAATTTTCTTGATCGCAACACGTCCTCGCTGCACTCCGTCTTCACCTCTGCTGGCAAGGTACGTGTTGCTCTTCCCTTCGGCGTCCACGCAGACACCGGTGCGTTTGTGGCGCAGAAGCCACGGCTGTTTGCATTCCTAGCATCATGGAGCACCTATGAACGGGCACTGACGGCGCGTGGCGCACAGagcgccgatgctgctgccgtcgcagaTATTaacgaggagctgcaggttTTTGCGCGGAGAAAAGTAGTGCCTGTGAAGCATGTTGAAGTGCGTCTGCTGCGACAGCGTGCGTCACGAAGTACGTGGGCAACTGAGACGGAGGCCGCGCTGCCCATCGTCGGCATCCTTCCTCGTGAATCGACGACGCTAGTGTCCGCAGAGGAGCTGCTCGTGGAAAGCGCTGTGGACCAGGAAGGCCTAGCGCCTTTGGTGGCGGCGGTACAGCCAGGCAGTGATAACAAGGAGTCGACTGTCGTAGGCATCGACACGCACTTGCGCGTGTCGCCAGCCAAAGGgctcggcggtggtgcaaaCCAAGGTGCAGGCGGTAGCACCTCTCCGCTACCCTTTCCCTTGCTAGAGTTGAGCAGCGTtcctcggcgccgcgccacgTCTCCGGAATCCGCCACGCCGGCGAGCCCCGATACTTCCCCCGCGACAGCGCTGTTGAAgtggcgcaccagccgcaTGACGGCGTCGTCCAGCGGCGAGGCACTGGAGATTACCCTCGACATTGCCCATCCCAGCCGGTCAAGCTCGGCTGCCCCCTTGCGTGCAGAGGAAGACGAGAGGACTCGCCCGGGAGCCCGAGACGACACGTACACCGCTGCCCTTGAGGCCACTGTGTGTAGTGCGCGTCTTGTTCGCCTCTATGGCTTCAGTTCCTCCTTCTCGCCGGCTGACACTCACGGCGGCTCTGCCGATGTCAGCGCGGCCGTGGAGGCAGGCGGGCTCAACCTGATTCCGTTGAACATGtccgaggaggtggagctgaTGGTCGGTGGAGAGATGCAGCTGCCGTCTGGAGGCGCACGGCTGAGCGGCGTTGTACCCCTTCTCTACCTCGAGCTCTCCAACAACAGTGCTGCAGGCGTGCAGCAAGGCGCGGGGACAGCTAGACGCCAAACGGTGGGGCTGCTATGGCTGCACCCTgcctccttttttgtttccaCCATGACTTTGCCTAGCCCCACCGGCGGCCACGAGCCGCCACGCACGTGTGtacggctgcgcagcaccgcgggCGCTACCGGACTGTATCTGCTTCCGGGGCCAACgccggtggaggtgctgcgccagtACTACACTCTCACCGGGTTCCCCACCCTTCCTCCACGATTTCTCCTGGGGTATCATCACGGCTTACGGGGCGCCGTCGCTACCACACAGCAGGCCGCCGAGGACCTTAGTGAAGCCTTCCGAAGCGCCGGTGCACCGCTGGACAGTGTGTGGATTACTGACCCCGCAGTGGCGGCGAGTGATACTCCGTTCACGTGGAGCCACTCCCGCTTCCCGGACCCGCTGGCGCTTCAGTCGAACTTGTGGTACCGGGGCCGTCGCTACGTGGTTTTGCGCAGCGTCCCCACCATCCCGATGACGACTCGCTCTCCGTTGCTGCTCGAGGGCCGCCGCGGGGGCTTTTTTGTGTCTCTGAGCGCCGCGGACACGGCGGGGTGGCCGGTGCTCAGCGTGGATGGGGTGCCGAGCCACGTCGTCGACTTTTACAACCCGGCAGCACGCAAGTGGTACGGCGACATGCTCAAGTACCGGCGCTACGTCGGCTCCTCAAACCACACGTTCATCAACCTTCAGCATAGCGGGCCCACCGTGCTGTCgagtgcggcgccgcccaaagggaaggaggcgctgctgtgtcggCCACCTGGCTTGCGGGCCagaggcgagcagctgccgaTGGACGTGGGTCACTATGGCGGCGTTCACCATCGTCAAGTGCATCAGCTGCTCACCGTGCACTTTGTGCGGGCGACACACGATGGCATGCTGCGGCGGACTCGCTATCACCGACGCGCTTTGACGTTCACCGAGAGCTACTTTGTTGGCACGCAGCGGTACGCGGTGGTGCGTGTGgagacgcggccgcggtgcgctAGCGCTGTGCGTCCTAGTTCGGCTGCGATTCTGACGGAGGCGTGGCGCGCTCTTCAGACAGCCGTGCATCAGTGTGCGCAGCTGGGAGTACTCGGCATTCCCTTCAGCGGCGCTAACCTCGCGGATGGCCTTGTGTCGcgattgctgctgctgcagctggcgaagTCAGCGAGCACCACTACGACACTCACCGCCCCTCTGGCAGGCGTTGCAGGCgaaggtggcggcgacgccggcgctgtgGGAGCGAATGGCGAGCTGACGGTGCCGCCTGCTCTGTCGCGAGGCGCTatggaggagatggagcagCTTCTGGTACGGTGGTACCAAGCAGGCGTCTTCTTTGGTGCGATGTACGCCGACGagtcagcggcggcagtcgACGCGACAGACCCTGGTGTCGTTGTTTCACTCCAGCCCTCAGCGACGGGTCCGTGGTGGATGCGACTGCCTGTCACCGCGGCCACCCGCCAAGCCATCCACGCCAACCTCCACGCCCGTtatgcgctgctgccctacCTCTACACTGCCGCCTACCACGCTAGCGAGGAAGGGGCCATCTTCCTGGCACCGTTGGCGTTCACCTCGTCGGAGGCATCGCTGCTCAGCCAGGAGACGACCATGCCGACCTGCTACGCTGCGGGCAGTGCTTTGATTGTGTGCCCTGTCACTCAACCTGTGCATCCCCCGCGAGATATATCGAGGAGCCACAGCACTCGCAGCGCAGACTGTAAGGGCTTTTTCGATTTGTGGACAGGAGCGTGGCATAGCACCGCTTCGTCTGTTGCGAGGCACCCGTCGTGGTGGGAAGGAGTGGCACAGTATTCCGCGCAGAATCGCGCACTGGCTTCTGAGGAACTCGGGTGGTTGGCGGCTGACGACGCCGTCCGCCTCCAGGATCTTCCCGTGGCGGCGTCTCTCGCGCCTGTGCTGCTACGCAGTGGACACATTGTGGCGACTCAAAACGTTGTCGCCCCTCGGGCGAGCGGCAGACACGTAGAGGACAGCGAAATCGTCGGtgacgcgcatgcgctgcacagCACGCACGTGGGGGCAAACTGGACCCTCaccgtggcgctgccgcctttgCCAGCCGCGCAAGGTGTTGCCGCCCCATCGCCGGTGCTTCTCGCCGAAGGTGACGTCTTCTGGGACGAAGGCAGCCACAACAGCCAGCACCGCCCTCCAAACATGAAGCCCTGTTCCTCGGTGCTGCCGGACATGCCCCACATCCCGGCAAATGTGCACCACTGCGCGCTGCACATGAAGTGCCTCTACGAAGAAGCAGAGGCATccgaggcgacggcgcgacTGACGGTAGAAGTGACACAGACGTCCGAATCGTGCGCGGAGGCGTTGGCAGAACTCGTGTCGCACTGGAACGAGGAGCCGCAGGGGTTCGCTGAGCGCCTGGCGAACGCAAAGgcgcacagagacgcacGACTTCATGAGCTGCAAGTGGCGCAGAACGAGCAGGAAGACAAGGGCCTGCGTGGTGGTAGAGGTGGGGCAAACGACTCTCCTGACGCTTCGACATTTACAGGCGAAGACCTGCGAGGACTCCACTTGCCTAACGCACACGACAAAGCCGCGCGCAACGATATTTGGGCGTCGTACCTCCTTCAGCGTCTCCGATTTCTCTTTCAGCGCGAAGAGGATGCGGCACGCCTCTCACCGAGGTCGTCTACATCACGAGCGACGACAGTTATCGTAGAGCGGCGCAGTAGCACTGGCGGCACGCCAGGCGCGCAGGCGGATGAAGACAGTGCTGTAAGAGCAAGTGTTCGTGCGTCCCACGACATGCCTGACGCACACGTAGTTCTTGTGCATCTGATGTCTGATGCGCAGGATGAAGGGGTAGCGGGGTCGGTGTTTGGCGCCCGTAAAGTTGTGCTCGAAGACGGCTCTGTTGGTGTTCGCGTGCCACCTCGTCACACATGGAGGTTCACCTTTTCCCTGATGAATTAG